The proteins below are encoded in one region of Mycobacterium pseudokansasii:
- a CDS encoding redoxin domain-containing protein, whose product MPPRLSAILGVTAAAMVVAACGASGARSGPAGASTAPASSSTAVAGHTAQPPEQLGFTVKTIGGQMFSGASLAGRPTAFWFWTPWCPRCQHEAPIAGKVAAANPQVTFVGVAALDQVSAMQAFVDKYQLSGFTQLADTDGAVWSKFGVTQQPAWAFVGADGDVDVVKGSLTQSELTERVHGLTGR is encoded by the coding sequence ATGCCGCCCCGCCTATCCGCCATCCTCGGCGTGACTGCCGCCGCGATGGTCGTCGCCGCATGTGGCGCTTCCGGGGCACGCTCCGGTCCGGCTGGCGCATCCACCGCACCTGCGTCTTCATCGACCGCGGTCGCCGGCCACACCGCGCAGCCGCCGGAGCAACTTGGGTTCACCGTCAAAACCATAGGCGGACAGATGTTTTCGGGCGCTAGCCTGGCGGGCAGACCGACCGCGTTCTGGTTCTGGACGCCCTGGTGTCCAAGGTGCCAGCATGAAGCACCAATCGCGGGAAAGGTCGCAGCGGCGAACCCACAAGTAACGTTCGTCGGCGTGGCCGCGCTCGATCAGGTATCTGCGATGCAGGCGTTCGTCGACAAATACCAACTGAGCGGCTTCACCCAACTCGCCGATACCGACGGAGCGGTCTGGTCCAAGTTCGGCGTAACCCAGCAACCGGCGTGGGCTTTCGTCGGCGCCGACGGTGACGTCGACGTGGTCAAAGGCTCGTTGACGCAGTCCGAATTGACCGAGCGGGTCCACGGGTTGACCGGGCGATGA
- a CDS encoding arylamine N-acetyltransferase family protein, producing the protein MALDLNAYFERIRYRGPTEPTLAVLRAVVSAHTRAIPFENLDPLMGVPVDDLSPESLMDKLVHRRRGGYCYEHNGLIGDVLAELGFRLRRLTGRVVWMAPPDAPLPAQTHTVLAVTFPGSDGSYLVDVGFGGQTPTSPLRLQTRCIQQTTHEPYRLDDRGDGLVLQALVRDEWQPLYEFSTVSRPQIDLKVGSWFVSTHPSSHFVTGLMAATVTDDARWNLTGRILAVHRGGRTEKTVLEDTATVVDALSSRFGINVADVGRGALEARIDQTIA; encoded by the coding sequence ATGGCGCTGGATCTCAACGCGTACTTCGAACGCATCCGCTATCGCGGTCCCACCGAACCCACCTTGGCGGTGTTGCGGGCGGTGGTGAGCGCCCACACCCGGGCGATTCCGTTCGAGAACCTCGATCCGCTGATGGGCGTGCCGGTCGACGACTTGAGTCCAGAATCGCTGATGGACAAGCTCGTCCACCGGCGCCGCGGCGGTTACTGCTACGAGCACAACGGTCTGATCGGCGACGTGCTGGCCGAACTCGGGTTTCGGCTGCGGCGGCTGACCGGCCGGGTGGTGTGGATGGCGCCGCCGGACGCGCCGCTGCCGGCGCAGACGCATACCGTGCTCGCGGTGACTTTTCCCGGTTCGGATGGTTCGTATCTGGTGGACGTCGGTTTCGGGGGCCAGACGCCGACGTCGCCGCTGCGGTTGCAGACCCGATGCATTCAGCAAACGACCCATGAACCATATCGGCTCGATGACCGCGGCGACGGGCTGGTGCTGCAGGCATTGGTTCGTGACGAGTGGCAGCCGCTCTACGAATTCAGCACGGTCAGCCGGCCTCAGATCGACCTGAAGGTGGGCAGTTGGTTTGTCTCGACGCACCCGTCGTCGCACTTCGTCACCGGCTTGATGGCTGCCACCGTGACCGACGACGCCCGGTGGAACTTGACGGGCCGGATCCTGGCGGTCCACCGCGGCGGCCGGACCGAGAAGACCGTGCTGGAGGACACGGCGACGGTTGTCGATGCCCTGAGCTCGCGGTTCGGGATCAACGTGGCAGATGTCGGCCGTGGCGCGCTCGAGGCGCGTATCGATCAGACGATTGCGTAG
- a CDS encoding pyridoxal phosphate-dependent aminotransferase, translated as MTHRVARRAGIPPFHVMDVWLAAAERQRTHGDLVNLSAGQPSAGAPEPVRAAAAAALHLNQLGYTVALGIPELRAAIAADYERQHGITVGPDTVVVTTGSSGGFLLIFLACFDVGDRVAMASPGYPCYRNILSALGCEVVQIPCGPATRFQPTVAMLAELDPPVQGLVVASPANPTGTVIPPEELAAIASWCDASGVRLISDEVYHGLVYEGAPRTSCAWQTSRNAVVVNSFSKYYAMTGWRLGWLLVPTELRRAVDCLTGNFTICPPVLSQIAAVSAFTPEATAEADGNLRHYALNRSMLLDGLRRIGIDRLAPTDGAFYVYADVSAFTADSLAFCSRLLADTGVAIAPGVDFDTARGNSFVRMSFAGPTSDIEEGLRRMESWLPGR; from the coding sequence ATGACCCATCGTGTTGCCCGGCGCGCGGGCATTCCACCGTTCCACGTGATGGATGTCTGGCTGGCGGCCGCCGAGCGCCAGCGCACCCATGGCGACCTGGTCAACCTCTCGGCGGGTCAGCCCAGCGCCGGTGCGCCCGAACCGGTACGTGCCGCCGCGGCCGCCGCCCTGCATCTCAACCAACTGGGTTATACGGTGGCACTGGGTATTCCGGAGCTACGCGCCGCGATCGCGGCGGACTACGAGCGCCAGCACGGCATCACGGTCGGCCCCGACACGGTCGTGGTCACCACCGGTTCTTCGGGCGGCTTCCTGCTCATCTTCCTGGCATGCTTCGACGTCGGGGACCGGGTGGCGATGGCCAGCCCCGGCTATCCATGTTATCGAAACATCCTGTCAGCGTTGGGATGTGAGGTGGTGCAGATACCCTGCGGGCCGGCGACCCGGTTTCAGCCCACCGTGGCGATGCTCGCCGAACTCGACCCGCCGGTGCAGGGGCTGGTCGTGGCCAGCCCGGCCAATCCCACCGGGACGGTCATTCCACCTGAGGAGCTGGCGGCGATCGCGTCGTGGTGCGATGCGTCCGGGGTCCGGCTGATCAGCGACGAGGTCTATCACGGCCTGGTCTACGAGGGGGCGCCGCGGACCAGCTGCGCATGGCAGACCTCACGAAACGCGGTCGTGGTCAACAGCTTTTCCAAGTACTACGCGATGACGGGCTGGCGACTCGGTTGGCTATTGGTGCCGACGGAGCTGCGCCGCGCGGTCGACTGCCTCACCGGCAACTTCACCATCTGCCCGCCGGTGCTGTCGCAGATTGCCGCGGTATCGGCGTTCACCCCCGAGGCGACCGCGGAAGCCGACGGCAATCTGCGGCACTATGCGCTCAACCGCTCGATGCTGCTCGACGGCCTGCGTCGCATCGGGATTGACCGGCTGGCTCCCACCGACGGCGCGTTCTACGTCTACGCCGATGTCTCGGCCTTCACCGCCGACTCGTTGGCCTTCTGCTCAAGGTTGCTGGCCGACACCGGCGTGGCGATCGCACCAGGGGTCGACTTCGACACCGCGCGGGGCAACTCGTTTGTCCGGATGTCGTTCGCCGGGCCGACCAGCGACATCGAAGAAGGCCTGCGCCGAATGGAGTCCTGGCTGCCGGGCCGCTGA
- a CDS encoding DsbA family protein, producing MADVELYIDPVCPFAWAASRWLLDAARKTDTPVTLRQMSLAVLNEGNDLNPKQQQMMDRSRRLGRLFAAVGVQHGPDAVARLYDSVGPRIHVRGKEMSADEVRKSLAECGLDESLAESLDDSALDEAARHAHQASQDALGGSGGSPIIAVDGRGFFGPVLTGIPGSDDGVRLLEAVLSAATTPEFAVLQRPYQGPPTLEEGR from the coding sequence GTGGCCGACGTCGAGCTCTACATCGATCCGGTATGTCCATTCGCCTGGGCCGCTTCGCGATGGCTGCTCGATGCCGCGCGCAAGACGGACACCCCGGTCACGCTGCGGCAGATGAGCTTGGCCGTGCTCAACGAGGGCAACGACCTCAATCCTAAGCAGCAGCAGATGATGGATCGATCACGACGGCTGGGACGGCTGTTCGCCGCGGTCGGCGTCCAGCACGGGCCGGACGCGGTCGCACGGCTTTACGATTCGGTGGGTCCCCGTATCCATGTGCGTGGGAAAGAGATGTCCGCCGATGAGGTCCGCAAATCCCTGGCCGAGTGCGGACTTGACGAATCGCTCGCCGAATCGCTTGACGACAGCGCACTCGACGAGGCCGCCCGGCACGCGCACCAAGCCAGCCAGGACGCGCTGGGCGGTTCGGGCGGCAGCCCGATCATCGCGGTCGACGGACGCGGGTTTTTTGGACCGGTGCTGACCGGGATACCCGGCAGCGACGACGGCGTCCGCCTGCTCGAGGCCGTCCTGTCCGCCGCGACCACGCCCGAATTTGCCGTGCTGCAACGGCCTTACCAGGGGCCGCCCACTCTCGAGGAGGGTCGCTGA